In Streptomyces sp. SN-593, a single genomic region encodes these proteins:
- the purM gene encoding phosphoribosylformylglycinamidine cyclo-ligase: MSETTGASYAAAGVDIEAGDRAVTLMKEWVRKASRPEVVGGLGGFAGLFDASALKRYARPLLASATDGVGTKVDIARRMGVYDTIGHDLVGMVVDDLVVCGAEPLFMTDYICVGKVYPERVAAIVKGIAEGCVLAGCALVGGETAEHPGLLGADDFDVAGAGTGVVEADGLLGADRVRPGDVVVAIESSGLHSNGYSLVRHVLFDRAGWALDREVPEFGRTLGEELLEPTRIYSLDCLALARATEVHAFSHITGGGLANNLARVIPDHLQAVVERATWTPGPVFGVVGELGAVPREELEKTLNMGVGMMAVLPRESAEVALSVLADRDVDAWVAGEIRARESGAPAVELVGDHGVGA; encoded by the coding sequence ATGTCTGAGACAACCGGTGCCAGCTACGCAGCCGCGGGCGTCGACATCGAGGCGGGCGACCGCGCCGTCACCCTGATGAAGGAGTGGGTGCGCAAGGCGTCCCGCCCCGAGGTGGTCGGCGGACTCGGCGGCTTCGCCGGGCTCTTCGACGCCTCGGCCCTGAAGCGCTACGCCCGCCCGCTGCTCGCCTCGGCCACCGACGGGGTGGGCACCAAGGTGGACATCGCCCGCCGGATGGGCGTCTACGACACGATCGGCCACGACCTGGTCGGCATGGTCGTGGACGACCTGGTGGTGTGCGGCGCCGAGCCGCTGTTCATGACCGACTACATCTGTGTCGGCAAGGTGTACCCGGAGCGGGTCGCCGCCATCGTCAAGGGCATCGCGGAGGGCTGCGTACTGGCCGGCTGCGCGCTGGTCGGCGGCGAGACCGCCGAGCACCCCGGGCTGCTGGGCGCGGACGACTTCGACGTGGCGGGCGCGGGCACCGGGGTGGTCGAGGCCGACGGGCTGCTCGGCGCGGACCGGGTCCGGCCGGGCGACGTGGTGGTCGCGATCGAGTCCTCCGGACTTCACTCGAACGGGTACAGCCTGGTGCGGCACGTGCTCTTCGACCGGGCCGGCTGGGCGCTGGACCGGGAGGTGCCGGAGTTCGGCCGGACGCTGGGCGAGGAACTGCTGGAGCCGACGCGGATCTACTCGCTGGACTGCCTGGCCCTGGCCCGCGCCACCGAGGTGCACGCCTTCTCGCACATCACCGGCGGCGGGCTGGCCAACAACCTCGCCCGGGTGATCCCGGACCACCTCCAGGCGGTCGTGGAGCGGGCGACCTGGACGCCGGGGCCGGTCTTCGGCGTGGTCGGCGAGCTGGGCGCGGTGCCCCGCGAGGAGCTGGAGAAGACCCTCAACATGGGTGTCGGCATGATGGCGGTGCTGCCGCGGGAGTCCGCGGAGGTGGCGCTGTCGGTGCTCGCCGACCGTGACGTGGACGCCTGGGTGGCCGGGGAGATCCGGGCGCGCGAGAGCGGCGCACCGGCCGTGGAGCTGGTCGGCGACCATGGCGTCGGCGCCTGA
- the purF gene encoding amidophosphoribosyltransferase, with protein MPRGDGRLSHDLLPGEKGPQDACGVFGVWAPGEEVAKLTYFGLYALQHRGQESAGIAVSNGSQILVFKDMGLVSQVFDETSLGSLTGHIAVGHARYSTTGASVWENAQPTFRATAHGSVALGHNGNLVNTAELAELVAALPQGPGRATKVAATNDTDLITALLAGQVGPDGTPLSVEEAAPQVLPKIKGAFSLVYMDEHTLYAARDPQGIRPLVLGRLERGWVVASESAALDICGASFVREIEPGELIAVDEQGLRSSRFAEARPKGCVFEYVYLARPDTDIAGRNVYLSRVEMGRRLAAEAPVDADLVIPTPESGTPAAVGYAEASGIPYGSGLVKNSYVGRTFIQPSQTIRQLGIRLKLNPLKEVIRGKRLVVVDDSIVRGNTQRALVRMLREAGAAEVHVRISSPPVKWPCFFGIDFATRAELIANGMSVAEIGQSLGADSLAYISIDAMVEATTIDKPDLCRACFDGEYPMDLPDPELLGKQLLEVELAGGADAADALRRP; from the coding sequence GTGCCTCGTGGTGACGGACGACTCAGCCACGACCTGCTTCCCGGCGAGAAGGGCCCCCAAGACGCCTGCGGTGTCTTCGGTGTCTGGGCGCCCGGGGAAGAGGTCGCCAAACTCACCTACTTCGGGCTGTACGCCCTGCAGCACCGCGGACAGGAGTCCGCGGGCATCGCAGTGAGCAACGGCTCCCAGATCCTGGTCTTCAAGGACATGGGCCTGGTCTCCCAGGTCTTCGACGAGACCTCCCTCGGCTCGCTGACCGGCCACATCGCCGTCGGCCACGCCCGCTACTCGACCACCGGTGCCTCCGTGTGGGAGAACGCCCAGCCCACCTTCAGGGCGACCGCCCACGGCTCCGTGGCCCTGGGCCACAACGGCAACCTGGTGAACACCGCCGAGCTCGCCGAGCTGGTCGCCGCGCTGCCGCAGGGCCCCGGGCGGGCCACGAAGGTCGCGGCGACCAACGACACGGACCTGATCACGGCGCTGCTCGCCGGCCAGGTCGGCCCGGACGGCACCCCGCTGTCGGTCGAGGAGGCGGCACCACAGGTGCTGCCGAAGATCAAGGGCGCTTTCAGCCTCGTCTACATGGACGAGCACACCCTGTACGCGGCCCGCGACCCGCAGGGCATCCGCCCGCTGGTGCTGGGCCGGCTGGAGCGCGGCTGGGTGGTGGCCTCGGAGTCCGCGGCCCTGGACATCTGCGGCGCCAGCTTCGTCCGCGAGATCGAGCCCGGCGAGCTGATCGCGGTGGACGAGCAGGGGCTGCGCTCCTCCCGCTTCGCCGAGGCGCGCCCCAAGGGCTGCGTCTTCGAGTACGTCTACCTCGCCCGCCCCGACACCGACATCGCGGGCCGCAACGTCTACCTCTCCCGGGTCGAGATGGGCCGCCGGCTCGCCGCGGAGGCCCCGGTCGACGCCGACCTGGTGATACCGACCCCGGAGTCCGGCACCCCGGCCGCGGTCGGCTACGCCGAGGCCAGCGGCATCCCGTACGGCTCGGGCCTGGTGAAGAACTCCTACGTCGGCCGGACCTTCATCCAGCCGTCGCAGACGATCCGGCAGCTCGGCATCCGGCTCAAGCTCAACCCGCTCAAGGAGGTCATCCGCGGCAAGCGGCTGGTGGTGGTGGACGACTCGATCGTCCGCGGCAACACGCAGCGCGCGCTGGTCCGGATGCTCCGCGAGGCCGGTGCCGCCGAGGTGCACGTGCGGATCTCCTCCCCGCCGGTGAAGTGGCCCTGCTTCTTCGGCATCGACTTCGCCACGCGTGCCGAGCTGATCGCCAACGGGATGAGCGTGGCCGAGATCGGCCAGTCGCTCGGCGCGGACTCGCTGGCGTACATCTCGATCGACGCGATGGTCGAGGCGACCACGATCGACAAGCCCGACCTGTGCCGGGCCTGCTTCGACGGCGAGTACCCGATGGACCTGCCCGACCCCGAGCTGCTCGGCAAGCAGTTGCTCGAGGTCGAGCTGGCGGGCGGCGCCGACGCCGCCGACGCGCTGCGCAGGCCGTGA
- a CDS encoding sterol carrier family protein, with translation MPTPQESRRRVRTYDPARTWRALRAQVGHVRVAVRGLTGEQWKWPSGLPGWDVRLLVVHMVRQVEAVGALLEAEPPPTGARTAGLDAWALGTAGIAAELDASTRAQEARTADPLVALDAAAEGLAALEGEATRGDRLVPAPFGAMRASDFLVTRLVELVVHGDDLARATGVEVGLDRQAVAAAVRVLADALAAKAPGNSVEVRVPPYAAVQCVEGPRHTRGTPPNVVETDPVTWLRLAAGRATFADEVDAARVSASGERADLAPHLPVLG, from the coding sequence ATGCCGACCCCGCAGGAGAGCCGTCGCCGCGTCCGTACGTACGACCCCGCGCGGACCTGGCGGGCGCTGCGGGCCCAGGTGGGGCACGTGCGGGTCGCCGTGCGCGGGCTGACCGGGGAGCAGTGGAAGTGGCCCTCGGGACTGCCGGGCTGGGACGTACGCCTGCTGGTGGTCCACATGGTGCGGCAGGTCGAGGCGGTGGGGGCGCTGCTGGAGGCGGAGCCGCCGCCGACCGGGGCGAGGACGGCCGGCCTGGACGCCTGGGCGCTGGGCACCGCGGGGATCGCCGCGGAACTCGACGCGTCGACCCGGGCGCAGGAGGCGCGGACCGCCGACCCCCTCGTGGCGCTCGACGCCGCCGCCGAGGGTCTCGCGGCGCTGGAGGGCGAGGCGACCAGGGGCGACCGGCTGGTGCCGGCGCCGTTCGGCGCGATGCGGGCGAGCGACTTCCTGGTGACGCGGCTGGTGGAACTGGTGGTGCACGGCGACGACCTCGCCCGGGCCACCGGGGTCGAGGTGGGCCTCGACCGGCAGGCGGTCGCCGCGGCGGTCCGGGTGCTGGCGGACGCGCTCGCCGCGAAGGCGCCCGGGAACTCGGTGGAGGTGCGGGTCCCGCCGTATGCCGCCGTGCAGTGCGTGGAGGGGCCGCGGCACACCCGGGGGACCCCGCCGAACGTCGTCGAGACCGACCCCGTCACCTGGCTGCGGCTGGCCGCGGGGCGCGCCACCTTCGCCGACGAGGTGGACGCCGCCCGGGTGTCCGCCTCCGGCGAGCGGGCCGACCTCGCCCCCCACCTCCCGGTCCTGGGGTAG
- a CDS encoding Uma2 family endonuclease: protein MTAVDDRPQAWVRGELRPEEFEILAADAARDVEGLRLEFIGGRLGGKTVPDGLHGEIMLWLQQRCMQHHPRTGLYVDRGLAVETCRKGRAIPDGTLAPIGHFLTAGEWADPDGVLMTVEVTSHNRDTNQRDRVDKPRAYAESGIPVYLLIDRDARAMKVHSEPAAGEYHEQHLVPFGKVVVLPEPVGIDLDTRQLLEWAEGAES from the coding sequence GTGACCGCCGTGGACGACCGGCCGCAGGCGTGGGTGCGAGGGGAGCTCCGCCCCGAGGAGTTCGAGATCCTCGCTGCCGACGCGGCCCGCGATGTCGAGGGTCTCCGCCTTGAATTCATCGGCGGAAGGTTGGGGGGCAAAACGGTGCCCGACGGGCTACACGGCGAGATCATGCTGTGGCTTCAGCAGCGTTGTATGCAGCACCATCCGCGTACGGGTCTCTACGTGGACCGCGGGCTCGCGGTCGAGACCTGCCGCAAGGGGCGGGCGATCCCCGACGGCACCCTCGCCCCGATCGGCCATTTCCTCACGGCCGGCGAGTGGGCCGACCCCGACGGTGTGCTCATGACCGTCGAGGTGACGTCCCACAACCGCGACACCAATCAGCGCGATCGCGTCGACAAGCCGCGCGCCTACGCCGAGTCCGGCATCCCCGTCTACCTGCTGATCGACCGCGACGCCCGTGCCATGAAGGTCCACAGCGAACCGGCGGCGGGTGAGTACCACGAGCAGCACCTCGTCCCGTTCGGCAAGGTCGTGGTCCTGCCCGAGCCGGTCGGGATCGACCTGGATACGCGGCAGTTGCTGGAGTGGGCCGAAGGGGCCGAAAGCTAA
- a CDS encoding DUF4177 domain-containing protein, producing MEPPGDHDLTRGPAVGVRGRARTLDAVHVAGAQVLGDAPDVLVGHDKRMPEAAEAAGLRTAAPGFARPRWPGWNLWVGVGRQQGVTGHGVPHHRERPYMYEYKVVTFREALIGDALDSDKLEKVLNKHAEDGWALKDITSGDVKGRIGPGAVDGLLLTFERTRQG from the coding sequence GTGGAACCTCCGGGTGACCACGACCTGACCCGCGGGCCGGCCGTCGGCGTCCGTGGCCGGGCGCGCACGCTCGACGCCGTCCACGTGGCCGGCGCGCAGGTGCTGGGTGATGCGCCGGACGTCCTCGTCGGCCACGACAAGCGGATGCCGGAGGCGGCGGAGGCGGCCGGGCTTCGCACCGCCGCTCCCGGGTTCGCCCGACCCCGGTGGCCGGGGTGGAACCTTTGGGTGGGCGTCGGGCGTCAGCAGGGGGTGACGGGGCATGGCGTTCCGCACCACCGAGAGAGGCCGTACATGTACGAGTACAAGGTCGTCACCTTCCGCGAGGCGCTGATCGGGGACGCGCTCGACAGCGACAAGCTGGAGAAGGTGCTCAACAAGCACGCCGAGGACGGCTGGGCGCTGAAGGACATCACCTCGGGCGACGTGAAGGGCCGGATCGGCCCCGGTGCCGTGGACGGCCTCCTGCTCACCTTCGAACGGACCCGCCAGGGCTGA
- a CDS encoding type II toxin-antitoxin system Phd/YefM family antitoxin, whose amino-acid sequence MKLMTATEASRNFASLLDAAEHGETIVITRAGRRLAQIGPASAGNGAALNDVLATLATDDEFSADVSATRELLTDEMTATWPDA is encoded by the coding sequence ATGAAGCTGATGACCGCCACCGAGGCATCGCGGAACTTCGCCTCGCTCCTGGACGCCGCAGAGCACGGCGAGACCATCGTGATCACCAGAGCCGGACGCCGCCTCGCCCAGATCGGGCCCGCCAGCGCGGGAAACGGCGCCGCACTCAACGACGTCCTCGCGACGCTCGCCACCGACGACGAGTTCTCCGCCGATGTGTCGGCCACCCGCGAACTGCTGACCGACGAGATGACGGCGACGTGGCCCGACGCCTGA
- a CDS encoding PIN domain-containing protein, with translation MARRLILDTGVLIGIERTGTPITFAPDDDVSIAAVTAAELLLGVELADDVRRQPREDFVTAVLAVVPVEEYGLDVARVHARLLAHVRRTGKPRGAHDLIIAATAVATARAVVTLDRKAAFAELPGVRTADPHT, from the coding sequence GTGGCCCGACGCCTGATCCTCGACACCGGCGTGCTGATCGGCATCGAGCGCACTGGCACACCCATCACCTTCGCTCCCGACGACGACGTCTCCATTGCCGCAGTGACCGCAGCCGAGCTGCTCCTCGGCGTCGAACTCGCCGATGACGTCCGCCGCCAACCACGAGAGGACTTCGTCACCGCGGTCCTCGCGGTCGTACCGGTCGAGGAGTACGGCCTCGACGTCGCCCGGGTCCATGCCCGCCTGCTGGCCCACGTGCGGCGCACGGGCAAGCCGCGCGGTGCACACGACCTGATCATCGCCGCCACGGCGGTGGCGACCGCCCGGGCCGTGGTGACGCTGGACCGGAAGGCGGCCTTCGCCGAGTTGCCCGGCGTACGCACCGCGGACCCGCACACCTGA
- a CDS encoding DUF3592 domain-containing protein, translating into MLYDAAVLVWCAVAGAFGLRLWGRHRSFRGPGIVYAEATVTSVGTPPEHGGRPRDGVPAELAFVDRLSGREVVGPTRGGTYGWLDAAWEGRTVRVRYGAHAPEDFRIAPDGRRPSAPLELLGARCLVYLAAVPVAARFLPGSGPGWLLLLCGLGWCGLMRIAVRRTLAGDVRLRRELREASARATARVVAVLERPDPEVDDTGTRPYSPIVTFTTGDGRTVTALCAFHTSTRRAWPGHDIPVRYALADPAAVVLDRPHDTDPYRSGLVILALVTFAGIAATVLGAYLLSTT; encoded by the coding sequence GTGCTGTACGACGCCGCGGTGCTGGTGTGGTGCGCGGTGGCCGGTGCTTTCGGGCTGCGCCTGTGGGGCCGGCACCGCTCCTTCCGCGGGCCGGGCATCGTGTACGCCGAGGCGACCGTGACGAGCGTGGGGACGCCGCCGGAGCACGGCGGGAGGCCGCGGGACGGGGTGCCCGCCGAACTCGCCTTCGTGGACCGGCTGTCGGGGCGCGAGGTGGTCGGACCGACCCGCGGCGGCACCTACGGCTGGCTGGACGCGGCGTGGGAGGGCCGCACCGTCCGGGTGCGCTACGGCGCCCACGCCCCGGAGGACTTCCGGATCGCGCCCGACGGCCGCCGCCCCTCCGCGCCCCTCGAACTGCTCGGGGCCCGCTGCCTGGTGTATCTGGCCGCCGTTCCCGTGGCGGCCCGCTTCCTGCCCGGTTCCGGCCCCGGGTGGCTGCTGCTGCTGTGCGGGCTCGGGTGGTGCGGGCTCATGCGGATCGCCGTTCGGCGCACCCTCGCCGGCGACGTCCGGCTGCGGCGGGAGTTGCGCGAGGCGTCCGCCCGCGCCACCGCCCGCGTGGTCGCCGTCCTCGAAAGGCCCGATCCCGAGGTCGACGACACCGGGACCCGCCCGTACTCCCCGATCGTCACCTTCACCACCGGCGACGGCCGCACCGTCACCGCTCTGTGCGCCTTCCACACCTCCACCCGCCGCGCCTGGCCCGGCCACGACATCCCGGTCCGCTACGCCCTCGCCGACCCCGCCGCCGTCGTCCTCGACCGCCCCCACGACACCGACCCCTACCGCTCCGGCCTCGTCATCCTCGCCCTCGTCACCTTCGCCGGTATCGCCGCCACCGTCCTGGGCGCCTACCTCCTGAGCACGACCTGA
- a CDS encoding NUDIX domain-containing protein: MVGETGGEARGAAPVAYEAMTLLAAAVVVHDLDRRRVLLLRRGPGARYGDGLWDLPAGKSDPGEPISRTAVRELYEETGVRVEPRDLEVVHVLHGAHGTQSPNGYLTVVFAAHRWTGTAENREPGKHREVRWFDVDACPREFVPSTDLALRAYLGRGPALTEHGWPR; this comes from the coding sequence CTGGTGGGGGAGACGGGCGGGGAAGCGCGGGGCGCGGCGCCGGTGGCCTACGAGGCGATGACGCTGCTGGCCGCCGCGGTGGTCGTGCACGACCTGGACCGGCGGCGGGTGCTGCTGCTGCGGCGCGGGCCCGGGGCGCGCTACGGCGACGGGCTGTGGGACCTGCCCGCGGGCAAGAGCGACCCGGGCGAGCCGATCTCGCGGACCGCGGTGCGCGAGCTGTACGAGGAGACCGGGGTGCGGGTGGAGCCGCGGGACCTGGAGGTCGTGCACGTCCTGCACGGCGCGCACGGCACCCAGTCGCCGAACGGCTACCTCACCGTGGTGTTCGCGGCCCACCGCTGGACCGGCACGGCGGAGAACCGCGAGCCCGGCAAGCACCGTGAGGTCCGCTGGTTCGACGTCGACGCGTGTCCGCGGGAGTTCGTGCCGAGCACCGACCTGGCGCTGCGCGCCTACCTCGGTCGCGGCCCCGCCCTCACCGAACACGGCTGGCCGCGGTAG
- the purL gene encoding phosphoribosylformylglycinamidine synthase subunit PurL, with protein sequence MSVLDTVKHAEQTPDVELPWKALGLKEDEYQRVREILGRRPTGAELAMYSVMWSEHCSYKSSKVHLKQFGAKAPKTDALLVGIGENAGVVDVGEGYAVTFKVESHNHPSYVEPYQGAATGVGGIVRDIIAMGARPVAVVDPLRMGAADHPDTKRVLPGVVAGIGGYGNCLGLPNIGGELVFDACYQGNPLVNAGAIGVMRHEDIHLAKASGAGNKVILYGARTGGDGIGGASILASETFDATKPSKRPAVQVGDPFQEKLLIECTLEAFAEKLVVGIQDLGAAGLSCATSELASNGSGGMRVELDDVPLRDSTLSPEEILMSESQERMCAVVEPAKVERFLAICEKWDVIATVVGEVTDGDRLEIFWHGEKIVDVDPRTVAHEGPTYQRPYARPAWQDALQADDAGALARPATGDELRAQALRVLSSPNVASKAWVTDQYDRFVQGNTVLAQPEDAGMIRVNEETGLGVAIATDGNGRYTKLDPYTGAQLALAEAYRNVAATGAKPLAISDCLNFGSPEDPDVMWQFVEAVRGLADGCLQLGTPVTGGNVSLYNQTGEAAIHPTPVVAVLGVIDDVARRTPMAFADEGHLLYLLGETREEFGGSVWSQVVHDHLGGLPPAVDLERERLLGEILISASRDGMVDAAHDLSDGGLLAAVTESCLRGGHGARLVVPDGLSAFAFLLSESAGRALVAVPRSEELRFTDMCGARGLPATRVGVVDGQELEVQGEFAISLAELSEAHHSAIPNLLS encoded by the coding sequence GTGAGCGTTCTCGATACGGTGAAGCACGCCGAGCAGACCCCCGACGTGGAGCTGCCCTGGAAGGCGCTCGGCCTCAAGGAGGACGAGTACCAGCGGGTCCGGGAGATCCTGGGCCGCCGCCCGACCGGGGCCGAGCTGGCGATGTACTCGGTGATGTGGTCGGAGCACTGCTCGTACAAGTCGAGCAAGGTGCACCTGAAGCAGTTCGGCGCGAAGGCCCCGAAGACCGACGCACTGCTCGTCGGCATCGGGGAGAACGCCGGCGTGGTCGACGTCGGCGAGGGCTACGCGGTCACCTTCAAGGTCGAGTCGCACAACCACCCGTCGTACGTCGAGCCCTACCAGGGCGCGGCGACCGGCGTCGGCGGCATCGTGCGCGACATCATCGCGATGGGCGCGCGACCGGTCGCGGTGGTGGACCCGCTGCGGATGGGCGCGGCCGACCACCCCGACACCAAGCGCGTGCTGCCCGGCGTGGTGGCCGGCATCGGCGGCTACGGCAACTGCCTCGGCCTGCCGAACATCGGCGGCGAGCTGGTCTTCGACGCCTGCTACCAGGGCAACCCGCTGGTCAACGCGGGCGCCATCGGCGTCATGCGGCACGAGGACATCCACCTCGCCAAGGCGTCCGGCGCCGGCAACAAGGTGATCCTCTACGGCGCCAGGACCGGTGGCGACGGCATCGGCGGCGCCTCGATCCTCGCCTCGGAGACGTTCGACGCCACCAAGCCGAGCAAGCGGCCCGCGGTGCAGGTCGGCGACCCGTTCCAGGAGAAGCTGCTCATCGAGTGCACGCTGGAGGCGTTCGCCGAGAAGCTGGTGGTCGGCATCCAGGACCTGGGGGCGGCGGGCCTGTCCTGCGCCACCAGCGAGCTGGCCTCCAACGGCTCCGGCGGCATGCGCGTCGAGCTGGACGACGTCCCGCTGCGCGACTCCACGCTCTCGCCCGAGGAGATCCTCATGAGCGAGTCGCAGGAGCGGATGTGCGCGGTCGTGGAGCCGGCGAAGGTCGAGCGCTTCCTGGCGATCTGCGAGAAGTGGGACGTCATCGCCACCGTCGTCGGCGAGGTCACCGACGGGGACCGGCTGGAGATCTTCTGGCACGGCGAGAAGATCGTCGACGTGGACCCGCGCACCGTCGCGCACGAGGGCCCGACGTACCAGCGCCCGTACGCGCGGCCGGCCTGGCAGGACGCCCTCCAGGCCGACGACGCGGGCGCGCTGGCCCGCCCGGCCACCGGCGACGAGCTGCGCGCGCAGGCGCTGCGGGTGCTCTCCTCGCCGAACGTGGCGTCCAAGGCGTGGGTCACCGACCAGTACGACCGGTTCGTACAGGGCAACACCGTGCTGGCCCAGCCCGAGGACGCCGGCATGATCCGGGTCAACGAGGAGACCGGGCTCGGGGTCGCCATCGCCACCGACGGCAACGGCCGCTACACGAAGCTCGACCCCTACACCGGCGCGCAGCTCGCGCTCGCGGAGGCGTACCGGAACGTGGCGGCCACCGGCGCGAAGCCGCTGGCGATCTCGGACTGCCTGAACTTCGGCTCGCCCGAGGACCCGGACGTGATGTGGCAGTTCGTGGAGGCGGTCCGCGGCCTGGCCGACGGCTGCCTGCAGCTCGGCACTCCGGTGACCGGCGGCAACGTCTCGCTCTACAACCAGACCGGTGAGGCGGCCATCCACCCCACCCCGGTCGTCGCCGTGCTCGGCGTGATCGACGACGTGGCGCGCCGCACCCCGATGGCGTTCGCCGACGAGGGCCACCTGCTCTACCTGCTCGGGGAGACCCGGGAGGAGTTCGGCGGGTCGGTCTGGTCCCAGGTCGTGCACGACCACCTCGGCGGGCTGCCGCCGGCGGTGGACCTGGAGCGGGAGCGGCTGCTCGGCGAGATCCTGATCTCGGCGTCCCGCGACGGGATGGTCGACGCCGCGCACGACCTGTCCGACGGCGGGCTGCTCGCCGCGGTCACCGAGTCCTGCCTGCGCGGCGGACACGGCGCGCGGCTGGTCGTCCCGGACGGGCTGTCCGCGTTCGCCTTCCTGTTGTCGGAGTCGGCCGGCCGGGCGCTGGTCGCGGTTCCGCGCTCCGAGGAGCTGCGGTTCACCGACATGTGCGGGGCGAGGGGTCTGCCCGCGACCCGGGTCGGTGTGGTCGACGGCCAGGAACTGGAGGTCCAGGGGGAGTTCGCGATCTCCCTGGCGGAACTCTCCGAGGCGCACCACTCGGCGATTCCGAACCTGCTTTCCTGA
- the purQ gene encoding phosphoribosylformylglycinamidine synthase subunit PurQ, which translates to MTARIGVVTFPGTLDDRDTQRAVRVAGAEAVPLWHRDKDLKQVDAVVLPGGFSYGDYLRAGAISRFSPVMESVIGQARDGMPVLGICNGFQVLTEAHLLPGAMLRNTDLHFVCRDQRLRVETSGTAWTADYAAGQEISIPLKNIDGRYTADEHVLDELEAEGRVVFRYATGGPAADGYGNPNGSLRDIAGITNAAGNVVGLMPHPEHAVEALTGTGRTDGLGFFTSVLKKLVSA; encoded by the coding sequence GTGACTGCACGCATTGGTGTCGTCACTTTTCCCGGCACCCTCGACGACCGGGACACCCAGCGGGCGGTCCGGGTGGCCGGCGCCGAGGCGGTCCCGCTGTGGCACCGCGACAAGGACCTGAAGCAGGTCGACGCGGTCGTGCTGCCCGGCGGGTTCAGTTACGGCGACTATCTGCGGGCGGGGGCGATCTCCCGTTTCTCGCCGGTGATGGAGTCGGTCATCGGGCAGGCGCGGGACGGAATGCCCGTGCTGGGGATCTGCAACGGTTTCCAGGTGCTCACCGAGGCCCACCTGCTGCCCGGGGCGATGCTGCGCAACACCGACCTGCACTTCGTCTGCCGCGACCAGCGGCTGCGGGTCGAGACCAGCGGCACCGCCTGGACCGCGGACTACGCGGCGGGCCAGGAGATCTCCATCCCGCTGAAGAACATCGACGGCCGCTACACCGCCGACGAGCACGTGCTGGACGAGTTGGAGGCCGAGGGCCGGGTGGTCTTCCGCTACGCCACCGGCGGGCCGGCCGCGGACGGCTACGGCAACCCGAACGGCTCGCTGCGCGACATCGCCGGGATCACCAACGCGGCCGGCAACGTGGTCGGCCTCATGCCGCACCCGGAGCACGCGGTCGAGGCGCTGACCGGCACCGGCCGCACCGACGGGCTCGGCTTCTTCACTTCGGTACTCAAGAAGTTGGTAAGCGCGTGA
- the purS gene encoding phosphoribosylformylglycinamidine synthase subunit PurS, protein MPVARVVVDVMLKPEILDPQGQAVQRALPRLGFDGISDVRQGKRFELEVDGPVDDAALARIRQLAETFLANTVIEDFAVKVES, encoded by the coding sequence GTGCCAGTGGCACGCGTCGTCGTCGACGTCATGCTCAAGCCGGAGATCCTCGACCCCCAGGGCCAGGCCGTTCAGCGCGCGCTGCCCCGGCTGGGCTTCGACGGGATCTCCGACGTCCGTCAGGGAAAGCGCTTTGAACTGGAAGTCGACGGTCCCGTCGACGACGCAGCGCTGGCCCGTATTCGGCAGTTGGCGGAAACCTTTCTCGCCAACACCGTGATCGAGGACTTCGCCGTAAAGGTGGAGTCGTGA
- a CDS encoding histone-like nucleoid-structuring protein Lsr2 — MAQRVLVTLADDLDGGDAEETIAFGVDGQWYEIDLSTRNADKLRKDLAPYVEAGRRRTLSGHAYKRTPIAPTPATVRAWAQSNGFEVPARGRIPKKVYEAFNKAS, encoded by the coding sequence ATGGCGCAGCGCGTACTGGTCACCCTTGCCGACGATCTCGACGGCGGCGACGCCGAGGAGACGATCGCGTTCGGCGTCGACGGCCAGTGGTACGAGATCGACCTCTCGACGAGGAACGCGGACAAACTGCGCAAGGACCTCGCTCCTTACGTCGAGGCAGGGCGTCGCCGCACCCTTTCCGGGCACGCCTACAAGCGCACCCCCATCGCCCCCACCCCGGCGACCGTCCGCGCCTGGGCGCAGTCCAACGGCTTCGAGGTGCCCGCGCGCGGCCGCATCCCGAAGAAGGTCTACGAGGCGTTCAACAAGGCGAGTTGA